AGAGCAAAAATAAGTGAAAATACATATATTATGGAGTGAAATATGAGATTAAAAAACAAAGTTGCACTTATAACTGGTGGTTCAAGAGGTATTGGAAGAGCTATTGCTCAGGCTTATAGTTCTGAAGGAGCAAAACTTTACATAGTAGCCCATAAAGATAAAAAAATGTTAGATGAGACAATCGATGTAATACAAAAAGAAGGTGGTGAGGCTTATGGAGGCCTTTTTGATGTTAGTTTAGAATCTGATGTGGTGTCATTATTTAATGATTTGTCAGATAAGTTAGGCGACCTTGATATTGTAGTTAATAATGCAGGTATAATAAAGCCAAAATCATTTATTGATACAACTTTTAAAGATTGGAAGAAAACAATAAATGTTCACTTAGATGGCACATTTTTATGTACATATTATGCAGTAAAAAATTTTATGTTAAATAAGAATGAGGGCAAAATTATAAATCTTGTTGCACCTGCTGCTTTTAGAGG
The window above is part of the Deferribacterota bacterium genome. Proteins encoded here:
- a CDS encoding SDR family oxidoreductase; this translates as MRLKNKVALITGGSRGIGRAIAQAYSSEGAKLYIVAHKDKKMLDETIDVIQKEGGEAYGGLFDVSLESDVVSLFNDLSDKLGDLDIVVNNAGIIKPKSFIDTTFKDWKKTINVHLDGTFLCTYYAVKNFMLNKNEGKIINLVAPAAFRGLLSVVDYASAKGGIASFTKNVAKELVSNNIQVNAVSPVAETRMTEDLYEFYKAQFGPNYLDFLEKPSPPQAVAPLFVFLASKESDYITGQIIAADGGVI